In the Caballeronia sp. LZ062 genome, one interval contains:
- the hpf gene encoding ribosome hibernation-promoting factor, HPF/YfiA family, which produces MNLKISGHHLELTPALREFVITKLDRVLRHFDQVMDGNVVLSVDTHRDKDKRNKAEINLHLKGKDIFIESCDADMYAAIDLMVDKLDRQVIRHKDKIQGHAHEAAKYREEARGLEAPSP; this is translated from the coding sequence ATGAATCTGAAGATCAGTGGACACCACCTCGAATTGACGCCTGCGTTGCGCGAGTTTGTGATCACGAAACTGGACAGAGTGCTCCGTCATTTTGATCAGGTGATGGACGGCAACGTTGTCCTCTCGGTCGACACTCATAGGGACAAGGACAAGCGGAACAAGGCGGAAATCAATCTGCACCTCAAAGGTAAGGACATTTTTATCGAGAGTTGTGACGCTGATATGTACGCGGCCATCGACCTGATGGTGGACAAGCTCGACCGGCAAGTGATCCGTCACAAGGACAAGATCCAGGGTCACGCCCACGAAGCCGCGAAGTACCGCGAGGAAGCGCGCGGACTGGAAGCGCCCTCGCCCTGA
- the ptsN gene encoding PTS IIA-like nitrogen regulatory protein PtsN: MNRLAKFLPIENVVLGLSVTSKKRVFEQAGLIFENQNGIARSIVTDNLFARERLGSTGLGEGVAIPHGRIKGLKQPLAAFVRLAEPVAFESPDGQPVSLLIFLLVPEQATQQHLEILSEIAQLLSDGEARERLHKEEDREALYQVLTQWQP, from the coding sequence ATGAATCGTTTAGCCAAATTTCTTCCCATCGAGAACGTCGTTCTCGGACTGTCCGTCACCAGCAAGAAGCGTGTATTCGAGCAAGCGGGCCTGATTTTCGAGAACCAGAACGGCATCGCCCGCAGCATCGTCACCGACAACCTCTTCGCTCGCGAGCGCCTGGGTTCGACCGGGCTCGGCGAAGGCGTCGCCATTCCGCACGGCCGCATCAAGGGGCTGAAGCAACCGCTCGCCGCCTTCGTGCGCCTGGCCGAGCCGGTCGCGTTCGAATCGCCGGACGGTCAGCCGGTGTCGCTGCTCATCTTCCTGCTCGTGCCCGAACAGGCCACGCAGCAGCATCTCGAAATCCTGTCGGAGATCGCGCAACTGCTCTCCGACGGCGAAGCGCGGGAGCGTCTGCATAAGGAAGAGGACCGCGAGGCGCTGTATCAGGTGCTCACGCAATGGCAACCGTGA
- the hprK gene encoding HPr(Ser) kinase/phosphatase — protein MDTSSINAQSIFDDNAAALKLSWLTGHEGWERGFSSETVANATSSADLVGHLNLIHPNRIQVLGDAEINYYQRQSDEDRSRHMAELIALEPPFLVVAGEVGAPPELVLRCTRSSTPLFTTRMSAAAVIDSLRAYMSRILAPRATLHGVFIDILGMGVLLTGDSGLGKSELGLELISRGHGLVADDAVDFVRLGPDFVEGRCPPLLQNLLEVRGLGLLDIKTIFGETAVRRKMKLKLIVQLVRRPDGEFQRLPLESQTVDVLGLPISKVTIQVAAGRNLAVLVEAAVRNTILQLRGIDTLRDFMDRQRLAMQDPDSQFPGKLI, from the coding sequence ATGGATACGTCCAGCATCAACGCCCAAAGTATTTTCGACGACAACGCCGCCGCCCTGAAGCTCAGTTGGCTCACGGGGCACGAAGGCTGGGAGCGCGGCTTTTCGAGCGAAACGGTTGCGAACGCAACGTCGAGCGCCGACCTCGTCGGCCACCTGAACCTGATCCACCCGAACCGCATTCAGGTGCTGGGCGACGCCGAGATCAACTACTACCAGCGTCAATCCGACGAAGACCGCTCGCGCCATATGGCCGAGCTGATCGCGCTGGAGCCGCCGTTCCTGGTGGTCGCGGGCGAAGTGGGCGCGCCGCCGGAACTCGTGCTTCGCTGCACGCGCTCGTCGACGCCGCTCTTCACCACGCGCATGTCGGCAGCGGCCGTCATCGACAGTCTGCGCGCGTACATGTCGCGCATTCTCGCGCCGCGCGCCACGCTGCACGGCGTGTTCATCGACATTCTGGGCATGGGCGTGCTGCTAACCGGCGATTCCGGCCTCGGCAAAAGCGAACTGGGCCTGGAACTTATCAGCCGCGGCCACGGACTCGTTGCCGACGACGCTGTCGACTTCGTGCGTCTCGGTCCCGATTTCGTCGAAGGGCGCTGCCCGCCGCTTTTGCAGAATCTGCTCGAAGTGCGCGGCCTCGGCCTGCTCGATATCAAGACCATCTTCGGCGAGACCGCCGTGCGCCGGAAGATGAAGCTCAAGCTGATCGTGCAGCTCGTGCGCCGTCCGGACGGCGAGTTCCAGCGCCTGCCGCTGGAAAGCCAGACCGTCGATGTTCTCGGTCTGCCCATCAGCAAAGTGACGATTCAGGTCGCGGCAGGCCGCAACCTTGCTGTGCTGGTGGAAGCGGCGGTGCGCAACACCATCCTGCAATTGCGCGGCATCGACACCTTGCGCGATTTCATGGACCGCCAGCGGCTTGCCATGCAGGACCCGGACAGCCAGTTTCCCGGCAAACTCATCTGA
- the rapZ gene encoding RNase adapter RapZ gives MRIILITGISGSGKSVALNALEDGGYYCVDNLPPRFLPDLAAYLASEGQQRLAVAIDARSSLSLDEVPSIIDNLTSAYDLRVLFLNASTQALIQRFSETRRRHPLSGPPGHDASVGVLNSLGEAIERERELVAGLAEYGHQIDTSNLRANVLRAWVRRFVETEAAGLTLMFESFGFKRGVPLDADLVFDVRTLPNPYYDRELRPFTGCDQPIIDYLSAQPMVGEMIDDIGSFVGKWLPRFRDDNRSYLTVGIGCTGGQHRSVYIAEALAARFRDDATVIVRHRDAPIPVDESASITRT, from the coding sequence ATGCGTATCATCCTGATCACCGGCATATCCGGCTCTGGCAAGTCCGTCGCGCTCAATGCCCTCGAAGACGGCGGCTACTACTGCGTCGACAACCTGCCTCCGCGCTTTTTGCCCGATCTCGCCGCGTATCTCGCGAGCGAGGGCCAGCAGCGCCTCGCCGTCGCAATCGACGCCCGTTCGAGCCTTTCGCTCGACGAAGTCCCGTCGATTATCGACAACCTCACGAGCGCCTACGATCTGCGCGTGCTGTTCCTCAACGCGAGCACGCAGGCGCTCATTCAACGCTTCTCCGAGACGCGCCGCCGTCATCCGCTCTCCGGTCCGCCGGGGCACGATGCAAGCGTGGGCGTGCTGAACTCGCTTGGCGAAGCAATTGAGCGCGAGCGCGAACTCGTGGCGGGACTTGCGGAATACGGGCATCAGATCGACACGAGCAACCTGCGCGCGAACGTTCTGCGCGCGTGGGTCCGGCGCTTTGTCGAAACCGAAGCCGCCGGTCTCACGCTGATGTTCGAGTCGTTCGGATTCAAGCGCGGCGTGCCGCTCGACGCCGATCTCGTCTTCGACGTGCGCACGCTGCCGAATCCGTACTACGACCGTGAGTTGCGCCCGTTCACCGGCTGCGATCAGCCGATCATCGACTATCTTTCGGCCCAGCCGATGGTCGGCGAGATGATCGACGATATCGGCAGCTTCGTTGGCAAATGGCTGCCGCGTTTTCGCGACGACAATCGCAGCTATCTGACCGTTGGCATCGGCTGCACGGGCGGGCAGCATCGCTCGGTGTATATCGCGGAGGCGCTCGCCGCGCGTTTTCGCGACGACGCAACCGTGATCGTGCGGCACCGTGACGCGCCCATCCCCGTGGATGAAAGCGCGAGCATCACGCGAACCTGA
- a CDS encoding LON peptidase substrate-binding domain-containing protein translates to MSPNPANPVLFDVPLFPLHTVLFPGGLLPLKIFEARYLDMARGCLREKTPFGVCLLKSGHEIASPGDPSVPENVGCLAEIIECDVDTFGLLLVQARGTERFRLLSHRVEASNLLVGTAELYGDDRPLQGAETLAKFGACAEVLERIIEAIKTREPENLPFIEPFLLDDPTWVSNRLAEILPIPMRSRQKLMELLDAGARIDVVHHYMQQHQLL, encoded by the coding sequence ATGTCCCCGAATCCCGCGAATCCCGTTCTCTTCGACGTGCCGCTGTTTCCGCTGCACACCGTGCTTTTCCCTGGCGGGCTCCTGCCGCTCAAAATTTTCGAGGCACGCTATCTCGACATGGCGCGCGGCTGCCTGCGGGAGAAGACGCCCTTCGGCGTCTGTCTGCTGAAAAGCGGTCACGAGATCGCGTCGCCCGGCGATCCGTCGGTGCCCGAGAACGTGGGTTGCCTCGCGGAAATCATCGAATGCGATGTCGACACCTTCGGGCTTCTGCTCGTGCAGGCGCGCGGCACGGAGCGCTTCCGGCTGCTGTCGCATCGCGTGGAGGCGAGCAATCTGCTCGTCGGCACCGCCGAGCTTTATGGCGATGACCGGCCGCTGCAAGGCGCCGAGACGCTCGCCAAGTTCGGCGCGTGCGCGGAAGTGCTGGAGCGCATCATCGAGGCGATTAAGACGCGCGAGCCGGAGAACCTGCCTTTCATCGAGCCGTTTCTGCTGGACGATCCCACGTGGGTGTCGAACCGGCTCGCCGAGATCCTGCCGATTCCCATGCGCTCGCGCCAGAAGCTCATGGAACTGCTGGATGCCGGCGCGCGCATCGACGTCGTGCATCACTACATGCAGCAACATCAGTTGCTTTAG